A segment of the Candidatus Kryptonium sp. genome:
GATGTAATTACATCCGTCCAGGAAATCTCAAACGAGGTTCAAGATTTTGAACTTTCACAAAATTATCCAAATCCTTTTAATCTGGAAACTAACATCATTTATTCAATTCCGTTTGATGGCTTTGTTAGTTTGAAGGTTTTTGATGTTCTTGGCAGGGAGGTTTTAAGCGCAGTGAATTCATATCAAAAGTCCGGAAGATATCGTTTGAATTTAAAATTTGATAGTGTTAATTTAAGCTCCGGAGTTTATTTTTACCATCTTGAGGTCACAAATTCAGGGCGACGCATAGTTTCGCCCACAAGAAAGATGATTATTATAAAGTGATTCAAAGTTGATGGAAAAAAATTTACCTTATGATGAAATAAGACGGCGTTTTATAGAATCCGAGGATTTTAACGAAATTTTTGATGCTGTAGAGGAAGCGATAAGGCAGAAAATAGACGATGTTGAACTTTATAGGTTGCTTTTCTGGAACAATTCTCTTTCTGCCGAGGCAATTGCTATGTTTGGGGAGAAAATTGCAAGTGAGTTTCCCTCAATTGCATACGATATTTATATGTGGCTTGCGAGTGTTTTTGAAGTAGTTTATTCAAAATTTGATAACTATGAGGGAGCGTTGAAGTTTTATAGAAAAGCTTCCAAAATCAGACCACAAGAAATTGATCCATATCTTGACGCTGCGGATTGTTACGATCCCGATTTGAATATTCCACCTGCTGAATCTTTAATTGAATTCCTTGTTGAAGGATTAAAATATGTGAGAACTCCTAAACCGATCTACCAACGATTGTATGCTTTACACAAGGCGATCGGAAACGAAGAAATGGCAAGATATTACGAACAAAAGATGAAAGAAGTTTGAGAACCTATGATTTAAAAGGTTATCTGAGCATAGCCACAGCAACACTTTTCTGGGGTTTTTCAGCAACGATTGCTAAGTTTTTATTTAAGCAAGAAGTTGATCTCCTCGCTCTCGTTCAAATGAGATCAACTCTTTCGTTTATTGTTTTGTTTCTCGTCCTTTCTGCGTTCAAAAGAGAATATATGAAAATTTCAATAAGCGACATTCCGAAGTTTGCTTTGCTTGGTGTGATTGGAATTGCGGGTTCAAATTTTACATATTACTTTACATTAAACGAGATAAATGTCGCCACAGCGATAATTATGCAGTATACTGCTCCAGTTCTCGTTGTTCTTTATGGGGTGCTGTTCGGAAGTGAAAAAATCACATCTGTTAAGGTGCTCTCTGCTTTTCTTTCGTTATTTGGATGTTCGCTTGTGGTTCGGATTTTTGATGTGCAATTTCTAAACATAAGTAAAATTGGCATAGTAAGTGGCGTTGCCTCAGCTTTGTGCTGGGCATTTTTCAATATCTATGGCAAAAAAGTTGGATTTAAATACAACACTTGGACAAACCTCACATTTGGATTAATGTTTGCGGGAATTTTTTGGCTTTTCTTCAATCCACCGTGGAAGATCCTTGAAGCAAATTACTCGGTAAATGATTGGCTTATTTTCTTTGTATTCGCGATGATCTCTGTCCTGATACCGTATTTTTTCTATTTTAGTGGTTTGAAACTTATTTTGCCATCATCTGCAATTATAACGAGCACCCTTGAACCAGTTGTCGCAATCGTTTCTGCTTGGATGATTGTTGGGGAAAGGTTATCTTTAATTCAAATTTTAGGAGCGATCTTTGTCTTGAAATCGGTCATTTTGTTGCAAGTTGCAAATAAACAAAGAGGCACAAGTTGAGGACAGAAAGAAGGATTGAAAGGATAAAATATGTTCTATCTCATAGACAGGATGATTTAACCGTTGTCGTTGAGAACATTCACGATCCGCATAATGTTAGCGCAATTATAAGAACTTGTGATGCGGTTGGGGTTTTTATGATAAATCTCGTTTATACAATTGAAGAATTTCCAGACATCGGGAAGAAATCAAGCGCCGGGACGATGAAGTGGGTTTACAGGAGAAATTTTAAAAGCATTGATGATTGTTATAATACATTGAGAAGCGAAGGATTTAAAATTTATGCAACTAAAATTGTTGAGAACGCTAAATCTCTTTATGAACTTGACTTAACTCAAAAGGTTGCCTTCGTTTTTGGAAACGAGCATCGCGGCGTTTCTGATGAGGCAAGTGAAAAAGCAGACGCAATTTTCATGATCCCTATGTTCGGAATGGTTCAAAGTTTGAATGTTTCGGTTGCTTGCGCTGTAACTCTTTATGAAACATTGAGACAGCGACTTTACGCAGGACATTACGATAAACCGAAGCTAAAACCAGAACTTTTTGAAAAAATTTTTCTTGAATGGCTTGAAAAATAAAAGATGGATCAATCTATGTTAATTGATACACACGCACATATTTACTGGGAAAGCTACAACGAAGATAGAGAAGAGATGTTGAAAAGAGCTATTGATTCAGGGGTTAAATATATCATTTGCCCCGGGACAGATATTGAAACAAGCGTGAAAGCAATTGAGCTTGCAGAAAAATACGATTTTGTCTATGCTGGGGTTGGCTTTCATCCACACGATGCGATCAAAGCAGGAGATAGAGAACTTGAAAAGATTGAAGAGTTAAGCTATCATCCAAAGGTTGTCGCAATAGGTGAAATTGGACTTGATTTTCATTACAATTTTTCGCCAAGAGAAAAGCAAATTGAGGTTTTTAAAAAACAAATTCAAATTGCCAAACGAAGAAATTTACCAGTTATAATTCACAATAGGGAATCACATAAGGAAATTTTTGAAGTTCTTGAATCAGAAATAGATGATAAATGGACAGGTTTCGGCAAACTTGCTGATGGGAAATTGCCACCACCGCGAGGTGTATTTCACGCATTTAGTGGAACGGTTGAAGACGCATGGAGAGCGATAAAGCTTGGATTTTATATTTCAATTCCAGGTGTTATAACTTTTAAAAACGCTCAAAATTTGATTGATGTTGTACGGGAAATCCAGCCGGAGCATTTGCTTGTTGAAACCGATTCACCGTTTCTTACACCACATCCGTTTCGCGGAAAGAGAAATGAGCCGATGTATGTTAAATTTGTCGCTGAAAAAATTGCACAAATTCAAGGACTGACGGTTGAAGATATTGAAAGGACCACTAGCTTCAATGTCTATCGCCTTTTCAGAATCGGACCAAAACCCGAGCCAAGGATCGCATATAAAATTAGAAATTCACTTTGTCTTAATGTAACATTGCGGTGTAACGCAGATTGTATTTTCTGCGATAGAAAAGGCGAAGCGATTGTTAAAGGCTACTTCTTAAAAATTGATCGCGATCCAACAGTTGAAGAATTTATAAAGGAAATTGGGGACCCAAAACAATATGATGAAATTGTCTTCGTTGGATATGGCGAGCCAACGATACGACTTGATGTTGTAAAAGAGGTTGCTAAATATGTTAAAGAACGCGGCGGGAAAACTCGTCTTGATACAGATGGACATGGGAACATAATCAACAAAAGAAACATAGTTCCAGAACTTGTTGGTTTAATTGATGTCGTATCAATAAGTTTAAATTCAATTGACCCAATTGAATACGGGAGATTGATGAACATAGATGGTGAGAAGTTTCATCCAGCAATGATTGAATTTGCAAAAGAATGTAAAAAATATGGAATTGAAACAATAATGACAATCGTTGGAGTTGATGGGATTGATGTTGAAAGGCACAAAAAATTCGTTGAGGAGGAGCTGGGTTTGAAATTTAAATATAGACCACTCTTTTAATTATGCCAAGCATATTTGACATACTTGGACCTGTGATGATAGGCCCATCAAGTTCACACACTGCTGGAGCTGCAAAATTAGGTTATATCGCAAGGCAACTTCTTGGATCTGAACCAAAACGAGCAGAGATAACCTTGTATAATTCGTTTGCAAGAACTTACAAAGGTCATGGGACAGATAGGGCAATTATTGGTGGAATTCTTGGCATCAAACCAGACGATGAGAGGTTGAGAAACTCGCTTGAGATAGCGAAAGAAAATGGTTTGAAATATGAGTTCAAACTCATAATGAAAGCTCCAAAACTTCATCCGAACTCTGCACGAATTAAATTATACGGTTCTGATAACAATGAAATTGAGATGGTTGGTTCATCGCTCGGTGGCGGAAGAATTGAAATTGTTGAGATAGAAGGTTTCAAGGTGAGCTTCTCGGTTATGACTCATACCATCGTTATAATTGCTGATGATATCCCAGGAAGTATCGCGCACATAAGCGGGGCGATCGCGGAGAAAAATATAAACATCGCAAATATGTTCGTCTCGCGCGAGGAAAAACTTGCAAACATGATAATTGAGGTAGATCAAGATGTTCCTGATGAGGTGCTTGAAAAGATTCGTTCTTTTGGATGGGTTCACTATGTTCGTTTGGTTGAGCCAATTTATTAACAAAAAATTTTGGAGCATAAGCTATGGAGATAAATTCTTTTGAAGATATTTTAAAGCACTGTCGCGAGCTGAAAGCGACAATCCCTGAAGTTATGATTGAGTATGAGGTTCGTAAAACTGGGAGAACGCGTGAGCAAGTGATTGAAGGTGTAAGAAGAATTTTAAATGTTATGATAGAGTCGGTAAATAATGGCTTAACCCGCGATGTTAAATCTCCAAGTGGTTTGTTAAACAATTACGCCAAAAAGGTATATAATGCAAAGATCAATGTTTTAACTGTGAATTTCCAAAGGGCAATTGCAAGAGCTATGGCTGTTAGCGAAGTTAACGCTTGCATGGGCAGGATCGCAGCGGCTCCAACCGCAGGTTCTTCCGGGATCATGCCAGCGGTTATAACAACTATGATGGAAGAGCATGGGATAGATGAAGATAAGGCAATTGAAGGTTTGCTCGTCGCTTCTGCGATCGGTCTCTTAATCGTTAAAAACGCGTCCGTCGCTGGCTCTGAAGCTGGATGTATGGGTGAGACAGGAAGCGCAGCTGCTATGGGCGCAGCTGCTATCGTTTATCTTCTTGGTGGAAACAATAAGCAAATTGAAAGTGCTGCGTCTTTCGCAATTCAAAATACAATGGGGCTTGTCTGCGATCCAATTGCAGGACTTGTTGAAGTGCCTTGTATTTTCAGAAACGCTGTTGGTGTTGCAAACGCTTTCACATCAGCACAAATCGCTCTTTCTGGAGTTGAATCTATCATCCCGCTTGATGAAGTGATATTTGCGATGAACGAGGTAGCGGAATTGATGTCCCCGAAACTTAAGGAAACAGCGCAGGGAGGTCTTGCAAATACAAAAACAGCAAGGGAAATTCAGCGAAGGTTCATATATCAAATTGATTTAGGAAAATAAATCTCTTTTGAGATGACATTTTTAAATCCAGCTTTTCTGTTCGCACTTGTTGCCTCTGCGATCCCAGTTCTAATTCATCTATTCAACCTCCGCAGGTTGAGAACGGTTGAGTTCAGTAGTGTTAAGTTTTTAAAAGAGCTCCAACGCTCAAGGATTCGTTCTTTAAAAATAAAACAAATAATTCTTCTGATCATTCGTGTCCTTGCTATCGTTTTCTTGGTCCTTGCTTTTTCAAGGCCTGTGATAAAAGGCTATCTTTTCAAGCCAATCATCGCAGGGCAAGCAAGAAGCAGTGTTATCCTGATAATTGACAATACCTTGAGCATGGCTTCAACTGACGAGAACGGAAGCTTCATCAATCAAGCAAAATCAGTTGCACAAGGCATTGCGGATGTTTTGAGCGAATCCGATGAGTTCGCACTAATCCGCATGTCGGATCTTCCAATTGTTGCTACCGATGGATTTATACACAATGTTTCTTTTTTTAGAAAGCTTATTGAAGAAACAGAATTCACATATACACACAAAAAACTCTATGAAGCGCTCGCAGTTGCGAGCGAGCTTATTGAAAAAGCAAAGAATTTAAATCGCGAAATTTACATAATTTCTGATCTTCAAAAGAGCGAATTTGAGTTTTCACTTGACACTTTAAATCGCAAGATCAAAATCCCTCCAGATGTTCGTGTTTTTTTAGTAAATGTTGGCGAATTCGGAGGACAAAATTTTTCCGTTGATAAAATTGAAATAAAGAACAAGATAATTTTCCCGGGGCGAACTCTCGGTCTTGACGCAATTGTTTCAAACCATGGGCAAAGCGATGTCTCAAATTATGTCGCAAGCGTTTTTCTAAATGGTAGAAGAGTTGCGCAGAAAAGCGTAAACATTAAAAGCGGTGAATCACGGCTGATTGATTTTAATATCTTAACAGAAGATCTGTCGGGATTTGTTGAAGGTTTCGTTGAAATAGAAGATGATAACTTCAGCTTTGACAACAGACGATTTTTCACCTTTTTCATACCGACCGGGATAAAACTTTTGCTTGTAGGAAATGACGAGGATCTTAGATTTTTAAAACTTGCTCTTTCAACAGTCCAGGAGATATACAGGAGAGAATTTTTCAAGATAACACAGGCATCGTTTCAATCCTTGGGGCGATTTGAATTTTCAAATTTTGATGTTGTCTTCCTTGTGAAGCCAACTCAAATTGATAGGAGCGTTTCCGATAGATTGAGAAATTTTGTTTCAGATGGCGGTGGGGTTGTGATTTTTATGGGTGGATTTGCGAATTTCCAAAATTTAAATCAGAATTTTAATTCCGTTTTTAAATTGCCTGAGTTTGAAGGGATAGTGAAGCAAAAAATGTTTTTTTCAAAAGTTGATTTGAATCATCCAATTTTTGAGAATGTCTTCACGGAAGCGCCCAAGAAATTTGACTCCCCAGAGGTAAGAGAATATGTCAAGTTTAAAACAAATTATGGTTTTACATCCATTGTTGAATTTTCGGATGGAAGTCCGTTTCTAATTGAAAAATCTGAGGGAAGCGGTAGAATTTTAATTTTTACAACTGAACCAACCGATAGAGTTTCAGATTTACCTTACAAGGGGATCTTTGTCCCGCTCGTTTTTCAGTCGGTTCTGTATTTAACAACTCCAACTGGGCTTAAACCTGAATATGCAATTGGTGATACAGCTGAATTTAGAGTTGATTTGATCAAAAAGTTTTATGGGCAAAGTTTTAAAGACTTAAAACTTGTGCGACCAGATGGTAGCGATTTCGCTTTCGGATCAAATGGAAATTTTGTGAGGATAGGCCAAGCGACGATTCCAGGAATTTACGCCATATCAAGCGGTGGAAGAGGGGATATCTTGAAATTTGCTTTTAATCCGCCAGCGGAGGAGTTTGAATATGAGAAAGAAAATGAAAAAGAAATCACCTCTTTCCTTGAAACCTTTGGAGTGAAACAATATAAAACACTTGGATATTCAGAGCGTAAGATCAAAGATGAAATTTTAAGGGCAAGGTATGGGATTGAATTGTGGAAGTTCTTCCTTGCGCTTTCAATCTTGATGTTTCTTGCCGAAAGTTTGATCTCAAGAAAAATGTGAATTCATAAAAAACTTAAATTTAACGCACAAATGAAAGTTGAAATTAAACATTTAATTCTTCACAACTCTTCAGGGGATCGGATAACAGCGAATGTTCATTTTGTTGGCGACTTTTTACCAGCACCTGTCGTAGTTTATTCGCATGGTTTCCTTGGATTTAAAGATTGGGGTTTCATCCCGTATGTCGCGGACAAATTCGCTGAAAATGGTTTTGTATTTGTGAGGTTTAACTTTTCACACAACGGAATTAGCGAAAATCCTAACAAGATAACAGATTACGACAAACTTGCGAGAAATACCATCTCAAAGCAACTTGAAGATTTAACTGCGGTGATTGAATATGTTTTTTCAAAAGAATTTAAAATGCTAAACAATGGTCAATTGTTTTTGCTCGGACATTCGGCTGGCGGTGGTATCTCAATTATAAAGGCAGTTGAAGATGAAAGAGTTAAAGCGATCGCCTTGTGGGCTTCAGTATCAACATTCCAAAGATACAGCAGACATCAGATTGAAGAATTGGAAAAAAATGGTTATATTTTTGTGCGTGTTCCCGATTCTATGATTCAAATTAAAATTGAAAAGATAGTTTACGATGATTTCGTTAAGAATCAGGAAAGGTATGATGTCGTGAAGGCGATTTCAAAATTGAAAATCCCGATTTTAATTATTCACGGATCAGCTGATGTAATAGTGCCATTGATTGAGGCGGAGAGATTGAAAAATGCGAACCCGGAACATACGAAACTTGTTTTAATTCCAGAAGCAAATCACTTTTTCAACATAAAGCATCCAATGGATCAACCAAGTCATCAACTTATCAAAGTTGTTGAAGAGACGGTTTTATTTTTTAAAGAACCAACTTTTAAAAACAAAAACCTTGTGCGAGATGAAGCAGATAAAAGCATTATCAATTGATCTATCACGAGCGACAACATTAACGAACGCATTATGGGTGCTTGCATTTGCAAGCCTTACATTTCTTGGAGCGAAGATAGAAATCCCAACTTATCCAGTTCCTTACACATTGCAAACCATGTTTGTGCTATTAAGTGGAGCTTTTCTTGGTCCGTATCTTGGGGCTTTGAGTCAATTTATATATCTTGGTCTTGGATCGGTTGGTTTGCCTGTTTTCGCAGGACCAACAGCTGGATTTGTTAAACTGCTCGGACCAACTGGTGGATATCTTCTTGCTTTCCCGATTTCAGCTTTCATCACAGGTTACCTTGTTAGGTTGAAAAATGGATTTGGGTGGGTTCTTTTCTCAATGTTTTTAGGATTAATTTTGATCTTCGTTTTTGGCACGATTCAGTTAAATCTTGTCTTGATTAAGAATTGGAGCGAAGCAATTAAATCTGGATTTTTGATTTTTTCGGTTTGGGATTTGGTGAAGCTTTTCGCATCTGCTTCAATTTTCTATAGCTTGAGGAGATTTTCAAAATAAAGGTCAAGATTGGCAAATATGCACTTAACAGAGACATTAATGTGGATTTTGTTCAATGTTTTCGTTCTTGGCATGCTTGCGCTTGATCTCGGGGTATTTCATAGGAAGGCGCATGAGGTCAAGTTCAAAGAAGCTGTTATATGGAGCATCGTTTGGATTGCTTTAGCTCTTGCGTTCAATGTCCTTGTCTACTTCTGGCACGGAACTCAATCCGCGCTTGAATTTTTAACAGGTTACCTTGTTGAGAAATCTCTGAGCGTTGATAATATATTCGTCTTCTTGATGATATTTACATACTTTGGTGTTAGCCCGATGTATCAGCACAAAGTTTTGTTCTGGGGAATTCTTGGCGCAATAATCATGAGAGCGATCTTCATATTCGCTGGAGTGACATTGATAAAAATTTTCCATCCGATAATTTATATCTTTGGTGCTTTTCTAATTTTCACAGGTATAAAAATGGGATTACAAAAGGACAGGGAGATACATCCTGAAAGAAATCCCGTTTTGAAGGTTTTTCGTAAATTTTTCAGCATCACTCCGGATTATGTAGATGGGAAATTTTTCGTAAGACAAGGGAAGAAACTAATTGCAACTCCGCTTTTCGTTGTCCTTCTCGTTGTTGAAAGCACGGATGTCGTTTTCGCTGTTGATTCAATCCCGGCGATAATTGCGATAACTCGTGATCCTTTCATAGTTTATACATCAAACATATTTGCAATTCTTGGTTTAAGGGCTCTTTATTTTGCGATCGCTGGATTTGTTAAGTTGTTTAGGTATTTTAAATATGGTTTATCAATCGTTCTTGTCTTCATCGGCATAAAGATGTTGATTTCCGATTTTTATAAAATTCCAACGGTGATTGCTCTTATTACTGTTTTCAGCATAATTACGATTTCAATCCTCGCGTCAATTATAATTCCAGAGCCGAGGCCAGCTCTTAATCCAGCCGGCAATCCAGGCGAAAAAGAGAAGGAAAACAAAAGTTAAAAAGCAAAAATGGGGTTGGCACAATTAACAACTCAGACGGTAGGTTTCCCTATAACGCGGCTTAGAAGGTTAAGGATGACAGAACAATTTAGAAAAATGGTAGCTGAAACACAGCTTTCAACCGATGATTTTATTTATCCGCTTTTTGTCTGTCCAGGTGAAAATGTTAAGAGAGAAGTTCGTTCAATGCCAGGTGTTTATCAGCAATCAATAGACAACATAATTCGTGAATGCGAGGAGGTATATAAACTTGGTATTCCAGCGGTGATCTTGTTTGGTATTCCGGAAAGAAAGGATGAATTTGGCTCCGAAGCTTATGATGAAAATGGTATAATTCAAAGGGCTGTTAGAGCTTTGAAAAAAGAAATACCGGAGCTTGTCGTCATAACTGATGTTTGCTTGTGTGAGTATACATCGCACGGGCACTGTGGAATAGTTAAAGAAGTCGCCCCAGGTAAATATGAAATTTTAAATGACGAAACAGTTGAACTTTTGGCCAAAGAGGCTTTAACTCATGCGGAGGCGGGAGCAGATATGGTAGCTCCAAGTGATATGATGGATGGGAGGGTTTTAGCGATAAGAAAAATTCTTGATGAGAATGGTTTCCAAAATGTTCCCATAATGTCATATGCTGCAAAGTATGCATCTGGATTTTATGGACCATTTAGAGAGGCAGCTGAGTCTACCCCAAAGTTTGGTGATAGAAAAAGTCACCAGATGAACCCGGCTAATTCGGATGAGGCGATGAGGGAAATAGCACTTGATATCCAGGAGGGAGCAGATATAGTTATGGTTAAACCAGCGCTTGCTTATCTTGATGTGATTTACAGAGCAAAGCAGGAATTTAAAGTTCCAATTGCAGCATATCAGGTCAGTGGTGAATATTCAATGATAAAAGCTGCTTCTCTAAATGGGTGGATAGACGAACAGCGAATAATGATTGAGACATTGACAGCGATAAAGAGAGCAGGTGCTGATTTGATCTTAACATATTTTGCTAAAGATGCTGCGAAAATTTTAAAAAGTGGGAGTTGAAAAATCCGCAGAAAAAGTTTGCAAATTCTCCGTTGGAAAAAATTATAAAAACTAATTCCACAAGGAGGCGTAATGGCTAAAAGAGAGCGCTGGGCTACAAGAATTGGGTTGATACTTGCAATGGCGGGAAATGCAGTCGGGCTCGGAAACTTTCTTAGATTTCCAGTTCAGGCTGCACAAAATGGCGGGGGAGCATTCATGATCCCATATTTTGTTGCTTTTCTCTTGCTTGGTATACCTCTTATGTGGGTTGAATGGGCTATTGGAAGATACGGGGGAAAATTCGGACACGGAAGCGCTCCAGGAATGTTTGATGCTATGTGGAAAGCTCCGATTTCAAAATATCTCGGCGCCCTTGGTCTTTTTATTTCAACAGTTATAATGATCTATTACACATACATTGAATCGTGGACGCTTGCCTTTAGCTTTTTCTCTATTACCAAGGCCTATTTCGGTGAGACGACATTTGAAGCTATGAGAAGTTTTTTGCATAGTTATCAAGGCATAGAGAAAAATTATTTCCAAAGCATTCTTCCTGCTTACTTTTTCATGTGCTTAACTCTCTTCCTTAACTTTTTTATACTTTACCGTGGCATTTCAAGAGGCATTGAGATGTTTGCAAAAATAGCGATGCCGATGCTTTTCCTTTTCGCAATTATACTTGTTATAAGAGTTGTAACTCTCGGGACTCCAGATCCAGTGAACTATCCAGAACGAAGTGTTGAAAGTGGTTTCGCTTTTATTTGGAATCCCGATTTTTCAAAACTTGATGATGCAAAGATATGGCTTGCAGCTGCAGGTCAAATTTTCTTTACTCTTAGCGTCGGTATGGGAACGCTTCAAGCGTATGCAAGTTATCTAAGGGAAACCGATGATATTGCTTTAAGCGGTCTTTCAACGGCGTCAACGAATGAGTTTGTTGAAGTAATCCTTGGTGCAAGCATTGCAATACCTGTTGCGGCTGCATTTTTTGGAATTGAAGCGACTCAAGAAATTGCAAAGGGAGGTGCGTTCAATCTTGGCTTCGTTTCAATGCCGATAATCTTTCAAAAATTGCCATTCGGTGAGTTCTTTGGATTTCTCTGGTTTTTGCTTCTTTTCTTTGCTGGAATAACTTCATCTGTTGCGATGGCTCAACCTTTAATTGCATTTTTAAAAGAAGAGTTTGGAATTTCACATGGTAGAGCGACTGCTTTGATCGGTTTCTTCGTTTTTATCGCAATTCAATTTGTTGTTTTCTTTTTGGAGCATGGGTTCCTTGATGAAATGGATTATTGGGCTGGGACATTTGGGCTTGTCCTTTTTGCCTTGTTTGAAATTATAATTTTCGCTTGGATCTTTGGAATGGATAAAGGTTGGGCTGAAATTACAAAAGGTGCAGATATAAAGGTGCCACGAATTTTCTACTACATCATCAAATACATCACACCGCTCTATCTTCTTTTCATCATGATAAACTGGTTGATTCAAGATGCTATACCAACATTTTTGATGGAAGGTGTAAATCCCGAAGATGTTCCCTATAGATGGGGTGCAAGAGCGTTGATGCTTTTGGTATTCATTGTTATTATTCTGCTAGTTAGAACTGCGTGGAAAAGA
Coding sequences within it:
- a CDS encoding DMT family transporter, whose protein sequence is MRTYDLKGYLSIATATLFWGFSATIAKFLFKQEVDLLALVQMRSTLSFIVLFLVLSAFKREYMKISISDIPKFALLGVIGIAGSNFTYYFTLNEINVATAIIMQYTAPVLVVLYGVLFGSEKITSVKVLSAFLSLFGCSLVVRIFDVQFLNISKIGIVSGVASALCWAFFNIYGKKVGFKYNTWTNLTFGLMFAGIFWLFFNPPWKILEANYSVNDWLIFFVFAMISVLIPYFFYFSGLKLILPSSAIITSTLEPVVAIVSAWMIVGERLSLIQILGAIFVLKSVILLQVANKQRGTS
- a CDS encoding RNA methyltransferase; the protein is MRTERRIERIKYVLSHRQDDLTVVVENIHDPHNVSAIIRTCDAVGVFMINLVYTIEEFPDIGKKSSAGTMKWVYRRNFKSIDDCYNTLRSEGFKIYATKIVENAKSLYELDLTQKVAFVFGNEHRGVSDEASEKADAIFMIPMFGMVQSLNVSVACAVTLYETLRQRLYAGHYDKPKLKPELFEKIFLEWLEK
- a CDS encoding YchF/TatD family DNA exonuclease, with protein sequence MLIDTHAHIYWESYNEDREEMLKRAIDSGVKYIICPGTDIETSVKAIELAEKYDFVYAGVGFHPHDAIKAGDRELEKIEELSYHPKVVAIGEIGLDFHYNFSPREKQIEVFKKQIQIAKRRNLPVIIHNRESHKEIFEVLESEIDDKWTGFGKLADGKLPPPRGVFHAFSGTVEDAWRAIKLGFYISIPGVITFKNAQNLIDVVREIQPEHLLVETDSPFLTPHPFRGKRNEPMYVKFVAEKIAQIQGLTVEDIERTTSFNVYRLFRIGPKPEPRIAYKIRNSLCLNVTLRCNADCIFCDRKGEAIVKGYFLKIDRDPTVEEFIKEIGDPKQYDEIVFVGYGEPTIRLDVVKEVAKYVKERGGKTRLDTDGHGNIINKRNIVPELVGLIDVVSISLNSIDPIEYGRLMNIDGEKFHPAMIEFAKECKKYGIETIMTIVGVDGIDVERHKKFVEEELGLKFKYRPLF
- the sdaAB gene encoding L-serine ammonia-lyase, iron-sulfur-dependent subunit beta, with protein sequence MPSIFDILGPVMIGPSSSHTAGAAKLGYIARQLLGSEPKRAEITLYNSFARTYKGHGTDRAIIGGILGIKPDDERLRNSLEIAKENGLKYEFKLIMKAPKLHPNSARIKLYGSDNNEIEMVGSSLGGGRIEIVEIEGFKVSFSVMTHTIVIIADDIPGSIAHISGAIAEKNINIANMFVSREEKLANMIIEVDQDVPDEVLEKIRSFGWVHYVRLVEPIY
- the sdaAA gene encoding L-serine ammonia-lyase, iron-sulfur-dependent, subunit alpha, giving the protein MEINSFEDILKHCRELKATIPEVMIEYEVRKTGRTREQVIEGVRRILNVMIESVNNGLTRDVKSPSGLLNNYAKKVYNAKINVLTVNFQRAIARAMAVSEVNACMGRIAAAPTAGSSGIMPAVITTMMEEHGIDEDKAIEGLLVASAIGLLIVKNASVAGSEAGCMGETGSAAAMGAAAIVYLLGGNNKQIESAASFAIQNTMGLVCDPIAGLVEVPCIFRNAVGVANAFTSAQIALSGVESIIPLDEVIFAMNEVAELMSPKLKETAQGGLANTKTAREIQRRFIYQIDLGK
- a CDS encoding BatA and WFA domain-containing protein, whose protein sequence is MTFLNPAFLFALVASAIPVLIHLFNLRRLRTVEFSSVKFLKELQRSRIRSLKIKQIILLIIRVLAIVFLVLAFSRPVIKGYLFKPIIAGQARSSVILIIDNTLSMASTDENGSFINQAKSVAQGIADVLSESDEFALIRMSDLPIVATDGFIHNVSFFRKLIEETEFTYTHKKLYEALAVASELIEKAKNLNREIYIISDLQKSEFEFSLDTLNRKIKIPPDVRVFLVNVGEFGGQNFSVDKIEIKNKIIFPGRTLGLDAIVSNHGQSDVSNYVASVFLNGRRVAQKSVNIKSGESRLIDFNILTEDLSGFVEGFVEIEDDNFSFDNRRFFTFFIPTGIKLLLVGNDEDLRFLKLALSTVQEIYRREFFKITQASFQSLGRFEFSNFDVVFLVKPTQIDRSVSDRLRNFVSDGGGVVIFMGGFANFQNLNQNFNSVFKLPEFEGIVKQKMFFSKVDLNHPIFENVFTEAPKKFDSPEVREYVKFKTNYGFTSIVEFSDGSPFLIEKSEGSGRILIFTTEPTDRVSDLPYKGIFVPLVFQSVLYLTTPTGLKPEYAIGDTAEFRVDLIKKFYGQSFKDLKLVRPDGSDFAFGSNGNFVRIGQATIPGIYAISSGGRGDILKFAFNPPAEEFEYEKENEKEITSFLETFGVKQYKTLGYSERKIKDEILRARYGIELWKFFLALSILMFLAESLISRKM
- a CDS encoding alpha/beta hydrolase — its product is MKVEIKHLILHNSSGDRITANVHFVGDFLPAPVVVYSHGFLGFKDWGFIPYVADKFAENGFVFVRFNFSHNGISENPNKITDYDKLARNTISKQLEDLTAVIEYVFSKEFKMLNNGQLFLLGHSAGGGISIIKAVEDERVKAIALWASVSTFQRYSRHQIEELEKNGYIFVRVPDSMIQIKIEKIVYDDFVKNQERYDVVKAISKLKIPILIIHGSADVIVPLIEAERLKNANPEHTKLVLIPEANHFFNIKHPMDQPSHQLIKVVEETVLFFKEPTFKNKNLVRDEADKSIIN
- a CDS encoding biotin transporter BioY — encoded protein: MKQIKALSIDLSRATTLTNALWVLAFASLTFLGAKIEIPTYPVPYTLQTMFVLLSGAFLGPYLGALSQFIYLGLGSVGLPVFAGPTAGFVKLLGPTGGYLLAFPISAFITGYLVRLKNGFGWVLFSMFLGLILIFVFGTIQLNLVLIKNWSEAIKSGFLIFSVWDLVKLFASASIFYSLRRFSK
- a CDS encoding TerC family protein gives rise to the protein MHLTETLMWILFNVFVLGMLALDLGVFHRKAHEVKFKEAVIWSIVWIALALAFNVLVYFWHGTQSALEFLTGYLVEKSLSVDNIFVFLMIFTYFGVSPMYQHKVLFWGILGAIIMRAIFIFAGVTLIKIFHPIIYIFGAFLIFTGIKMGLQKDREIHPERNPVLKVFRKFFSITPDYVDGKFFVRQGKKLIATPLFVVLLVVESTDVVFAVDSIPAIIAITRDPFIVYTSNIFAILGLRALYFAIAGFVKLFRYFKYGLSIVLVFIGIKMLISDFYKIPTVIALITVFSIITISILASIIIPEPRPALNPAGNPGEKEKENKS